The proteins below are encoded in one region of Apium graveolens cultivar Ventura chromosome 4, ASM990537v1, whole genome shotgun sequence:
- the LOC141717518 gene encoding auxin-responsive protein IAA2-like, with protein MSRESISSVMNYEETELTLGLPGESRGSKRAYEATMSGESVSKKCKKDSTVVVGWPPVKEHRKIVMRSCKYVKVGVDGTPYLRKVDLQRYESYDELLSALQDLFGCFVVSEVLNEKKYVPTYEDRDGDWMLLGDVPWKMFAQSCKRLRLMTTVHVIGSSSSC; from the exons ATGTCACGAGAATCGATCTCTTCCGTGATGAACTATGAAGAAACGGAGCTAACCCTAGGGTTACCGGGGGAGTCGCGGGGCTCAAAACGTGCGTATGAAGCAACAATGAGTGGCGAAAGTGTAAGCAAGAAATGCAAGAAAGATTCAACAGTGGTGGTGGGATGGCCACCGGTGAAAGAGCACAGGAAGATTGTGATGAGGAGTTGTAAGTATGTGAAAGTCGGTGTTGACGGAACACCTTACTTGAGGAAAGTTGATTTGCAGAGATATGAAAGCTATGATGAATTGTTGAGTGCATTGCAAGATTTGTTTGGTTGTTTTGTTGTGAGTGAGGTTTTGAATGAGAAGAAGTATGTACCAACTTATGAAGATAGAGATGGAGATTGGATGTTACTTGGAGATGTTCCTTGGAA AATGTTTGCTCAGTCATGCAAGCGGCTAAGGTTGATGACAACAGTCCATGTTATTGGTTCGAGTTCGAGTTGCTGA
- the LOC141717517 gene encoding auxin-induced protein IAA6, which translates to MATPGLGLEITELRLGLPCMGVKSAEKKRAFWEIGVEENGSSSTISTDENNKKSTDTKCYTKSSANQGVVGWPPVCSYRRKNSFNGRENGSKTYVKVSMDGAPILRKIDLGSFTEYSHLTMALQKLFHCFDHKNAGEKLKDTENNEYVTIYEDKDGDWMLVGDVPWEMFTESCKRLRIMKNADAKGIGLHV; encoded by the exons ATGGCAACACCGGGATTAGGGCTTGAGATAACGGAGCTGAGGTTGGGACTTCCATGCATGGGAGTTAAGTCTGCAGAGAAAAAGAGGGCGTTTTGGGAGATTGGTGTGGAAGAAAATGGATCTAGTAGTACTATCAGTACTGATGAAAACAACAAAAAGAGTACTGATACTAAATGTTACACTAAGAGTAGTGCTAATCAAGGTGTTGTTGGTTGGCCCCCAGTGTGTTCTTACAGAAGGAAAAACAGTTTCAATGGTCGCGAAAATGGCTCGAAAACGTACGTGAAAGTGAGCATGGATGGTGCTCCTATTCTAAGGAAGATTGATTTGGGCTCTTTTACTGAGTACTCTCATCTTACCATGGCTCTTCAGAAGCTCTTCCACTGTTTTGACCACAAAAACGCTG GTGAGAAATTGAAGGATACTGAGAATAATGAATACGTTACTATTTATGAAGACAAAGATGGGGACTGGATGCTTGTGGGAGATGTTCCTTGGGA GATGTTTACTGAATCATGCAAAAGATTGAGGATCATGAAGAACGCGGACGCTAAGGGCATTGGACTCCATGTGTAG